In Meriones unguiculatus strain TT.TT164.6M chromosome 17, Bangor_MerUng_6.1, whole genome shotgun sequence, a single window of DNA contains:
- the Adamtsl5 gene encoding ADAMTS-like protein 5 isoform X3 gives MEKLRPGETEWLSPGNPGRAHVFLPLLLFLWSLLSCGLRGAAQGPGEWTPWGSWSRCSSSCGRGVSVRSRRCVRLPGEEPCWGDSHEYRLCQMLDCPPGAMPFRDLQCALYNGHPVLGTQNTYRWVPFHGAPNLCDLNCLAEGHAFYHSFGRVLDGTPCTPGAQGLCVAGRCLSAGCDGVLGSGTLEDRCGLCGGANDSCLFVQRVFRDAGAFAGYWNVTLIPAGARHIRVAQRSRNHLALVARDGRYVLNGDGALSPPGTYEAAGTRVTYTRGAGPEETLQAAGPTSQELLLQVLLREPNPGVHFEFWLPRESYGPFQARAQALGWPLRQPQPREVEPPPAETAVAPEASPARVASLAPDTCGPCPDSRGRAHRLLHYCGSDFVFQARVLGRHRQAQETRYEVRVLLIYKNRTPLRSREYVWAPGPCPCPSLAPRREYLLAARRLVSPDGTQDRLLLPHAGYARPWSPAEDSRVRLAARRCPA, from the exons atggagaaactgaggcctggagaAACGGAATGGTTGTCTCCTGGCAACCCGGGAAG AGCACAcgtcttcctgcctcttctgctCTTCCTGTGGAGCCTCCTGAGCTGCGGTTTGAGGGGTGCTGCTCAG GGTCCGGGGGAGTGGACGCCGTGGGGGTCGTGGAGCCGGTGTTCCAGCTCCTGCGGCCGGGGCGTCTCGGTGCGCAGCCGCCGCTGCGTCCG ACTCCCCGGGGAGGAGCCTTGCTGGGGGGACAGCCATGAATACCGCCTGTGTCAGATGCTG GACTGCCCCCCAGGCGCCATGCCCTTCCGGGACCTGCAGTGTGCTCTCTACAATGGCCACCCTGTCCTGGGCACCCAGAACACCTACAGATGGGTGCCCTTCCATGGTG CGCCCAACCTGTGTGACCTCAACTGCCTGGCTGAGGGCCACGCCTTCTACCACAGCTTCGGCCGCGTCCTGGATGGCACCCCCTGCACCCCGGGGGCCCAGGGGCTCTGCGTGGCGGGCCGCTGTCTG AGCGCCGGCTGTGACGGGGTTCTGGGCTCCGGCACCCTCGAGGACCGCTGTGGCCTCTGTGGGGGTGCCAACGACTCCTGCCTGTTCGTGCAGCGCGTTTTCCGCGACGCCG GTGCCTTCGCCGGCTACTGGAACGTGACGCTGATCCCCGCGGGCGCCAGGCACATCCGCGTGGCCCAGCGCAGCCGCAACCACCTGG CGCTGGTGGCCCGGGACGGGCGCTACGTGCTCAACGGTGACGGGGCGCTCAGCCCGCCCGGCACCTACGAGGCCGCGGGCACCCGCGTGACCTACACCCGCGGCGCGGGCCCGGAGGAGACCCTGCAGGCTGCCGGCCCCACCTCCCAGGAGCTCCTGCTGCAG GTGCTGCTGCGGGAGCCCAACCCCGGCGTGCACTTCGAGTTCTGGCTGCCCCGGGAGAGCTACGGCCCCTTCCAGGCTCGGGCGCAGGCCTTGGGCTGGCCCCTGCGGCAGCCTCAGCCCCGGGAGGTGGAGCCGCCGCCCGCGGAGACCGCCGTGGCCCCCGAGGCCAGCCCGGCCCGGGTTGCATCGCTGGCACCAG ACACCTGCGGGCCGTGTCCCGACAGCCGCGGTCGTGCTCACCGCCTTCTCCACTACTGCGGCAGCGACTTCG TATTCCAGGCGCGTGTGCTAGGCCGGCACCGCCAGGCGCAGGAGACCCGCTATGAGGTGCGTGTCCTGCTCATCTACAAAAACCGCACCCCGCTGCGCTCTCGAGAGTATGTGTGGGCGCCAGGCCCCTGTCCCTGCCCCTCGCTGGCCCCCCGCCGGGAGTACCTGTTGGCTGCCAGGCGGCTCGTCAGCCCCGATGGCACACAGGACCGGCTGCTGCTGCCTCACGCTGGCTACGCCCGGCCCTGGAGTCCGGCAGAGGACAGCCGAGTCCGCCTGGCCGCCCGGCGCTGTCCAGCCTGA
- the Reep6 gene encoding receptor expression-enhancing protein 6 isoform X2 — translation MANNKEQTANERGQTANDWGQTANERGQTSNDWEQPANDWEQPANNWGQTDNDWEQTANDRGQMANDRGQTANDWGQTDNDWGQTASDRGQTANDWGQTGSDSGQPAEDREQSADDRGQPLSEDRGYTTDDRGYIADDDGGYAADERGYLTDERGYLTDDRRHVVDNRAYIVDDKGLVADDKGHIVDNRAYKVDDRGYIVDDKGHVVDNRGHIVDNRGYIVDDKGHVASNRVYIVDNRAYLVDDKGYIVDNRAYIVDDKEHVVDNRGHMVDDKGHIVDNRGHVVDNRGHVVDNRGYIVNDKGHIVDNRGYIVNDKGHIVDNRGHVANNRGYIVDDKGHVVDNRGHTVDNRGYIVDDKGHIVDNRGHVVDNRGHTVDNRGYIVDDKGHIVDDKGHIVDNRGYIVDDKGYIVDDKGHVVDNRGHIVDSRGYIVDDKGHVVDNRGHIVDSRGYIVDDKGHVVDNRGHIVDSRGHVVDSRGHIVDSRGHIVDSRGYIVDDKGHVVDNRGHVVDNRGHIVDKRAYIVDDKGHVVDNRGHIVDSRGYIVDDKGHIVDSRGYIVDDKGHIADENGHIADNKGHIANDKVHTSDAQASDNSSEEDSSEDSSDTQTETQQQQRRTSSPSKPAGSPSQALTEHFPSSVSPHSTATSHGQPAVGAIGPVSGFQVPSKPRGYRGRGSSRSTQRTRLPSSGTSHLPSRFGGSSQPAGRPFGPTRTIGRNQGANQQPPQMVPSSQPVGRSAATSAATSAITSAPTSTHPSTHRVSISDHSSPRAQDSPRTQGSPRTQGSPRTQGSPKVQSSPKAQGSPKAQGSPKAQGSPKPQGSPKPQGSPRAQSPSIPSIPNQAGSKAPSEPGDAVSKNNKQSKKTAATQMATGPTAVVAPVVPQVAGSSSASELMVPCHSDSSLEYMSESTTEITCKWPGYGHQLRCPRHCWLLQHLAY, via the coding sequence ATGGCCAACAACAAGGAACAGACAGCCAACGAGCGAGGACAGACAGCCAACGACTGGGGACAGACAGCCAACGAAAGGGGACAGACATCCAACGACTGGGAACAGCCAGCCAACGACTGGGAACAGCCAGCCAACAACTGGGGACAGACAGACAACGACTGGGAACAGACGGCCAACGACAGGGGACAGATGGCCAACGACAGGGGACAGACAGCCAACGACTGGGGACAGACAGACAACGACTGGGGACAGACAGCCAGCGACAGGGGACAGACAGCCAACGACTGGGGACAGACAGGCAGCGACAGCGGACAGCCAGCCGAAGACAGGGAACAGTCAGCCGACGACAGGGGACAGCCCCTGTCTGAAGACAGGGGATACACAACTGATGACAGGGGATACATAGCCGACGACGACGGGGGATACGCAGCTGATGAGAGGGGTTACCTAACCGATGAGAGGGGTTACCTAACCGATGACAGGCGACACGTAGTTGACAACAGGGCATACATAGTCGATGACAAGGGACTCGTAGCTGACGACAAGGGACACATAGTCGACAACAGGGCATACAAGGTCGATGACAGGGGATACATAGTCGATGACAAGGGACACGTAGTGGACAACAGGGGACACATAGTAGACAACAGGGGATACATAGTGGATGACAAGGGACACGTAGCCAGTAACAGGGTATACATAGTGGACAACAGGGCATACTTAGTCGATGACAAGGGATACATAGTTGACAACAGGGCATACATAGTCGATGACAAGGAACACGTAGTTGACAACAGAGGACACATGGTGGATGACAAGGGACACATAGTTGACAACAGGGGACACGTAGTTGACAACAGGGGACACGTAGTTGACAACAGGGGATACATAGTCAACGACAAGGGACACATAGTTGACAACAGGGGATACATAGTCAACGACAAGGGACACATAGTTGACAACAGGGGACACGTAGCCAATAACAGGGGATACATAGTGGATGACAAGGGACACGTAGTGGACAACAGGGGACACACAGTTGACAACAGGGGATACATAGTGGATGACAAGGGACACATAGTTGACAACAGGGGACACGTAGTGGACAACAGGGGACACACAGTTGACAACAGGGGATACATAGTGGATGACAAGGGACACATAGTCGATGACAAGGGACACATAGTTGACAACAGGGGATACATAGTGGATGACAAGGGATACATAGTCGATGACAAGGGACACGTAGTTGACAACAGGGGACACATAGTTGACAGCAGGGGATACATAGTGGATGACAAGGGACACGTAGTGGACAACAGGGGACACATAGTTGACAGCAGGGGATACATAGTAGATGACAAGGGACACGTAGTGGACAACAGGGGACACATAGTTGACAGCAGGGGACACGTAGTTGACAGCAGGGGACACATAGTTGACAGCAGGGGACACATAGTCGACAGTAGGGGATACATAGTGGATGACAAGGGACACGTAGTTGACAATAGGGGACACGTAGTGGACAACAGGGGACACATAGTTGACAAGAGGGCATACATAGTAGATGACAAGGGACACGTAGTGGACAACAGGGGACACATAGTTGACAGCAGGGGATACATAGTGGACGACAAGGGACACATAGTTGACAGCAGGGGATACATAGTGGACGACAAGGGACACATAGCTGATGAAAATGGACACATAGCCGACAACAAGGGACACATAGCCAATGACAAGGTCCACACGTCGGACGCCCAGGCCTCTGACAACTCCTCAGAGGAAGACTCCTCGGAAGACTCTTCGGACACCCAGACAGAGACCCAGCAGCAACAACGCCGAACCTCAAGTCCAAGCAAGCCAGCAGGAAGCCCCTCACAAGCTCTGACCGAGCATTTTCCATCCTCGGTCAGCCCACATTCCACAGCTACATCCCACGGCCAGCCGGCTGTTGGTGCTATCGGCCCTGTCAGCGGCTTCCAGGTGCCCAGCAAGCCCCGGGGCTATCGTGGCCGGGGCAGCTCCAGGTCTACACAGCGTACCCGGCTGCCCAGTTCGGGGACCTCTCACCTGCCCTCACGATTTGGGGGGTCCTCACAGCCAGCTGGCCGGCCCTTTGGACCCACTCGGACAATAGGCCGGAACCAGGGAGCCAACCAGCAGCCCCCTCAGATGGTACCATCAAGCCAGCCTGTGGGCCGATCGGCAGCCACCTCAGCCGCCACCTCCGCCATCACCTCCGCGCCCACGTCCACGCATCCGTCCACGCATCGTGTCAGCATCTCCGACCACAGCTCACCCAGGGCCCAGGACTCACCCAGGACCCAGGGCTCACCCAGGACCCAGGGCTCACCCAGGACCCAGGGCTCACCCAAGGTCCAGAGCTCACCCAAGGCCCAGGGCTCACCCAAGGCCCAGGGCTCACCCAAGGCCCAGGGCTCTCCCAAGCCCCAGGGTTCTCCCAAGCCCCAGGGCTCACCCAGGGCCCAGTCTCCCAGCATACCCTCTATCCCCAACCAGGCTGGCAGCAAGGCACCCAGCGAGCCAGGCGATGCTGTTTCCAAGAACAACAAGCAGAGCAAGAAGACAGCAGCCACACAGATGGCCACCGGGCCCACAGCAGTGGTTGCACCAGTGGTCCCACAGGTGGCCGGCAGCAGCTCAGCATCCGAGCTGATGGTTCCCTGTCACTCAGACTCCTCTCTGGAGTATATGTCTGAGTCCACCACGGAGATCACCTGTAAATGGCCAGGCTATGGCCACCAGCTGCGCTGTCCGAGACACTGCTGGCTCTTGCAACACCTGGCCTACTAG
- the Adamtsl5 gene encoding ADAMTS-like protein 5 isoform X2, translating into MLDCPPGAMPFRDLQCALYNGHPVLGTQNTYRWVPFHGAPNLCDLNCLAEGHAFYHSFGRVLDGTPCTPGAQGLCVAGRCLSAGCDGVLGSGTLEDRCGLCGGANDSCLFVQRVFRDAGAFAGYWNVTLIPAGARHIRVAQRSRNHLALVARDGRYVLNGDGALSPPGTYEAAGTRVTYTRGAGPEETLQAAGPTSQELLLQVLLREPNPGVHFEFWLPRESYGPFQARAQALGWPLRQPQPREVEPPPAETAVAPEASPARVASLAPDTCGPCPDSRGRAHRLLHYCGSDFVFQARVLGRHRQAQETRYEVRVLLIYKNRTPLRSREYVWAPGPCPCPSLAPRREYLLAARRLVSPDGTQDRLLLPHAGYARPWSPAEDSRVRLAARRCPA; encoded by the exons ATGCTG GACTGCCCCCCAGGCGCCATGCCCTTCCGGGACCTGCAGTGTGCTCTCTACAATGGCCACCCTGTCCTGGGCACCCAGAACACCTACAGATGGGTGCCCTTCCATGGTG CGCCCAACCTGTGTGACCTCAACTGCCTGGCTGAGGGCCACGCCTTCTACCACAGCTTCGGCCGCGTCCTGGATGGCACCCCCTGCACCCCGGGGGCCCAGGGGCTCTGCGTGGCGGGCCGCTGTCTG AGCGCCGGCTGTGACGGGGTTCTGGGCTCCGGCACCCTCGAGGACCGCTGTGGCCTCTGTGGGGGTGCCAACGACTCCTGCCTGTTCGTGCAGCGCGTTTTCCGCGACGCCG GTGCCTTCGCCGGCTACTGGAACGTGACGCTGATCCCCGCGGGCGCCAGGCACATCCGCGTGGCCCAGCGCAGCCGCAACCACCTGG CGCTGGTGGCCCGGGACGGGCGCTACGTGCTCAACGGTGACGGGGCGCTCAGCCCGCCCGGCACCTACGAGGCCGCGGGCACCCGCGTGACCTACACCCGCGGCGCGGGCCCGGAGGAGACCCTGCAGGCTGCCGGCCCCACCTCCCAGGAGCTCCTGCTGCAG GTGCTGCTGCGGGAGCCCAACCCCGGCGTGCACTTCGAGTTCTGGCTGCCCCGGGAGAGCTACGGCCCCTTCCAGGCTCGGGCGCAGGCCTTGGGCTGGCCCCTGCGGCAGCCTCAGCCCCGGGAGGTGGAGCCGCCGCCCGCGGAGACCGCCGTGGCCCCCGAGGCCAGCCCGGCCCGGGTTGCATCGCTGGCACCAG ACACCTGCGGGCCGTGTCCCGACAGCCGCGGTCGTGCTCACCGCCTTCTCCACTACTGCGGCAGCGACTTCG TATTCCAGGCGCGTGTGCTAGGCCGGCACCGCCAGGCGCAGGAGACCCGCTATGAGGTGCGTGTCCTGCTCATCTACAAAAACCGCACCCCGCTGCGCTCTCGAGAGTATGTGTGGGCGCCAGGCCCCTGTCCCTGCCCCTCGCTGGCCCCCCGCCGGGAGTACCTGTTGGCTGCCAGGCGGCTCGTCAGCCCCGATGGCACACAGGACCGGCTGCTGCTGCCTCACGCTGGCTACGCCCGGCCCTGGAGTCCGGCAGAGGACAGCCGAGTCCGCCTGGCCGCCCGGCGCTGTCCAGCCTGA
- the Adamtsl5 gene encoding ADAMTS-like protein 5 isoform X1, whose amino-acid sequence MAVRPGPADHHLLGPPCSPRAHVFLPLLLFLWSLLSCGLRGAAQGPGEWTPWGSWSRCSSSCGRGVSVRSRRCVRLPGEEPCWGDSHEYRLCQMLDCPPGAMPFRDLQCALYNGHPVLGTQNTYRWVPFHGAPNLCDLNCLAEGHAFYHSFGRVLDGTPCTPGAQGLCVAGRCLSAGCDGVLGSGTLEDRCGLCGGANDSCLFVQRVFRDAGAFAGYWNVTLIPAGARHIRVAQRSRNHLALVARDGRYVLNGDGALSPPGTYEAAGTRVTYTRGAGPEETLQAAGPTSQELLLQVLLREPNPGVHFEFWLPRESYGPFQARAQALGWPLRQPQPREVEPPPAETAVAPEASPARVASLAPDTCGPCPDSRGRAHRLLHYCGSDFVFQARVLGRHRQAQETRYEVRVLLIYKNRTPLRSREYVWAPGPCPCPSLAPRREYLLAARRLVSPDGTQDRLLLPHAGYARPWSPAEDSRVRLAARRCPA is encoded by the exons ATGGCAGTCCGCCCTGGTCCCGCTGACCACCACCTCCTGGGACCCCCGTGCTCCCCCAGAGCACAcgtcttcctgcctcttctgctCTTCCTGTGGAGCCTCCTGAGCTGCGGTTTGAGGGGTGCTGCTCAG GGTCCGGGGGAGTGGACGCCGTGGGGGTCGTGGAGCCGGTGTTCCAGCTCCTGCGGCCGGGGCGTCTCGGTGCGCAGCCGCCGCTGCGTCCG ACTCCCCGGGGAGGAGCCTTGCTGGGGGGACAGCCATGAATACCGCCTGTGTCAGATGCTG GACTGCCCCCCAGGCGCCATGCCCTTCCGGGACCTGCAGTGTGCTCTCTACAATGGCCACCCTGTCCTGGGCACCCAGAACACCTACAGATGGGTGCCCTTCCATGGTG CGCCCAACCTGTGTGACCTCAACTGCCTGGCTGAGGGCCACGCCTTCTACCACAGCTTCGGCCGCGTCCTGGATGGCACCCCCTGCACCCCGGGGGCCCAGGGGCTCTGCGTGGCGGGCCGCTGTCTG AGCGCCGGCTGTGACGGGGTTCTGGGCTCCGGCACCCTCGAGGACCGCTGTGGCCTCTGTGGGGGTGCCAACGACTCCTGCCTGTTCGTGCAGCGCGTTTTCCGCGACGCCG GTGCCTTCGCCGGCTACTGGAACGTGACGCTGATCCCCGCGGGCGCCAGGCACATCCGCGTGGCCCAGCGCAGCCGCAACCACCTGG CGCTGGTGGCCCGGGACGGGCGCTACGTGCTCAACGGTGACGGGGCGCTCAGCCCGCCCGGCACCTACGAGGCCGCGGGCACCCGCGTGACCTACACCCGCGGCGCGGGCCCGGAGGAGACCCTGCAGGCTGCCGGCCCCACCTCCCAGGAGCTCCTGCTGCAG GTGCTGCTGCGGGAGCCCAACCCCGGCGTGCACTTCGAGTTCTGGCTGCCCCGGGAGAGCTACGGCCCCTTCCAGGCTCGGGCGCAGGCCTTGGGCTGGCCCCTGCGGCAGCCTCAGCCCCGGGAGGTGGAGCCGCCGCCCGCGGAGACCGCCGTGGCCCCCGAGGCCAGCCCGGCCCGGGTTGCATCGCTGGCACCAG ACACCTGCGGGCCGTGTCCCGACAGCCGCGGTCGTGCTCACCGCCTTCTCCACTACTGCGGCAGCGACTTCG TATTCCAGGCGCGTGTGCTAGGCCGGCACCGCCAGGCGCAGGAGACCCGCTATGAGGTGCGTGTCCTGCTCATCTACAAAAACCGCACCCCGCTGCGCTCTCGAGAGTATGTGTGGGCGCCAGGCCCCTGTCCCTGCCCCTCGCTGGCCCCCCGCCGGGAGTACCTGTTGGCTGCCAGGCGGCTCGTCAGCCCCGATGGCACACAGGACCGGCTGCTGCTGCCTCACGCTGGCTACGCCCGGCCCTGGAGTCCGGCAGAGGACAGCCGAGTCCGCCTGGCCGCCCGGCGCTGTCCAGCCTGA